Proteins encoded in a region of the Falco biarmicus isolate bFalBia1 chromosome W, bFalBia1.pri, whole genome shotgun sequence genome:
- the LOC130142061 gene encoding adenosine 5'-monophosphoramidase HINT1-like: protein MLFLVVPKEPITRFSEAEDSGESLLGHLMIVGKKRAAHLGLASGFRMVVDEGPEGGRPVYHVHLRLLGGRQWGWPPG, encoded by the exons ATGCTTTTCCTAGTCGTGCCGAAGGAGCCAATTACCAGGTTTTCTGAAGCCGAAGATTCTGGTGAATCC cttcttggGCATTTAATGATTGTTGGCAAGAAGCGTGCTGCTCACCTGGGCCTGGCCAGTGGATTCCGGATGGTTGTGGATGAAGGGCCCGAGGGTGGGCGGCCTGTCTATCACGTACACCTACGTCTTCTGGGTGGCCGTCAGTGGGGCTGGCCGCCTGGCTAA